One window of the Balaenoptera ricei isolate mBalRic1 chromosome X, mBalRic1.hap2, whole genome shotgun sequence genome contains the following:
- the LOC132357132 gene encoding protein ARMCX6-like yields MDIENFSCVLGLSKCPFIQGKVLLAQPRDTGFSFSHDINSHLASLSIAGNTIPIPDPAVEAFCAPDDLNASVANQGQIKMYINEVCRETVSLCCNSFLQQAGLNLLIIMTVINNMLAKSVSGLKFPLIPEGSECAEGHVVKPLMGLSEKPVLAGELLGAQMLLSFLSLFIRNANRQLLPEIPAS; encoded by the coding sequence ATATTGAAAATTTCAGTTGTGTTCTTGGCCTCTCCAAGTGCCCTTTCATTCAGGGAAAAGTGTTGTTAGCTCAGCCCAGGGACACTGGTTTTTCATTTAGCCACGATATCAATAGTCATTTGGCCAGCCTCTCCATTGCTGGAAACACGATCCCTATTCCCGACCCTGCTGTTGAGGCTTTCTGTGCCCCGGATGACTTGAATGCCAGTGTTGCAAATCAGGGCCAGATTAAGATGTACATCAACGAAGTGTGTCGGGAGACTGTGTCACTTTGCTGCAACTCATTTCTGCAGCAGGCCGGATTAAATTTGTTAATAATCATGACAGTTATTAATAACATGCTTGCCAAGTCCGTTTCAGGCTTGAAGTTTCCTTTGATACCAGAGGGAAGTGAATGTGCTGAGGGGCACGTTGTGAAACCCTTGATGGGTTTGTCTGAAAAGCCAGTCTTGGCGGGGGAGTTGCTGGGAGCCCAAATGCTGCTCTCCTTCCTGTCCCTCTTTATCAGGAACGCAAACAGACAGCTTCTCCCAGAAATCCCGGCCTCTTAA